In one window of Helianthus annuus cultivar XRQ/B chromosome 17, HanXRQr2.0-SUNRISE, whole genome shotgun sequence DNA:
- the LOC110889397 gene encoding probable methyltransferase PMT5, which yields MRRPLFHKLNLIFGPRPPWNWLLLCFVSVLALTVLLRSSSFTTFESVSFSIKSDIYTNYRRLKEQTTSDYLELTSLSYGDSSQNEVRICGKEREHYVPCYNVSANLLAGFKDGEELDRHCELSKYHEYCLVRPPRDYKTPLSWPVGRDVIWNGNVKISKDQFLSSGSMTKRLMLLEENQISFHSDDELIHDGVKEYSHQVAEMLGLGSDVEFLQAGVRTVLDIGCGFGSFGAHLLSLKVMAVCMAAYELTGSQVQLSLERGLPAIIGNFISRKLPFPSLSYDMVHCAQCGILWDKKDGMFLIEADRILKPGGYFVLHGSSLSTKQGSMAKPIEELTQKICWTFIAQQEETFIWQKTIDPQCYSSGKQGVIAPCREGHDDIQSYYQPLASCIGGTASKRWVPIQNRSSSSQITPAELEIHEVQQDEFYEDFESARIALRNYWSLLTPLIFSDHPKRPGDEDPLPPYNMIRNVMDMNANYGGLNAAFLEAGKSVWVMNVVPLGTRNTLPLILDQGFAGVLHDWCEPFPTYPRTYDLVHANGLLSILISEGCSMKSLLLEIDRILRPEGWVVLSDTLGLIEKSRTIATQIRWEARVVDLENGSDQRLLVCQKPFVRK from the exons ATGAGGAGACCGTTATTTCATAAACTTAATTTAATTTTCGGCCCTAGACCGCCATGGAACTGGTTACTTCTGTGTTTCGTCAGTGTTCTTGCACTTACCGTTTTGTTACGTTCGTCTTCTTTTACCACCTTTGAATCCGTCTCCTTTAGTATAAAATCGGACATTTATACAAACTACAGAAGACTAAAAGAGCAAACAACGAGTGATTATCTGGAGTTAACAAGTCTATCATACGGGGATAGTAGTCAGAACGAGGTTAGGATTTGTGGCAAAGAAAGAGAGCATTATGTTCCTTGCTACAATGTTTCCGCAAATCTATTAGCAGGGTTTAAGGACGGTGAAGAGCTTGACCGGCATTGTGAGTTATCAAAGTATCATGAATATTGTTTGGTTCGTCCTCCGCGAGATTACAAAACTCCTCTGAGTTGGCCAGTTGGTAGAGATGTAATATGGAACGGAAATGTAAAGATTAGTAAAGACCAGTTTCTTTCTTCCGGGAGCATGACAAAAAG GTTAATGCTATTGGAAGAGAATCAAATATCTTTCCATTCAGATGACGAGTTAATTCATGATGGGGTTAAAGAATACTCTCACCAAGTTGCGGAGATGTTAGGGTTGGgtagtgatgtcgaatttcttcAAGCTGGA GTACGGACGGTACTTGATATTGGTTGTGGGTTTGGTAGCTTTGGGGCTCATTTACTTTCACTGAAGGTAATGGCGGTTTGTATGGCTGCTTATGAGTTAACCGGTAGTCAAGTTCAATTATCCCTTGAAAGAGGTCTTCCAGCAATTATAGGCAACTTCATTTCAAGAAAACTTCCATTTCCGTCATTGTCATATGACATGGTTCACTGTGCACAATGCGGTATCTTATGGGATAAAAAAG ATGGAATGTTTCTTATTGAAGCTGATCGGATCTTGAAGCCCGGTGGCTATTTTGTTCTACATGGAAGTTCATTAAGTACAAAACAGGGAAGCATGGCTAAACCTAttgaagaactcactcaaaagaTTTGCTGGACATTTATAGCTCAACAAGAAGAAACTTTTATATGGCAGAAAACTATTGATCCTCAATGCTACTCATCTGG CAAGCAGGGTGTGATTGCACCATGTAGAGAAGGACacgatgatattcaatcttattATCAGCCACTTGCATCTTGTATAGGTGGGACCGCCAGCAAACGCTGGGTCCCAATTCAGAACAGGTCTTCCAGTTCTCAAATAACCCCTGCTGAGCTGGAAATTCATG AAGTTCAGCAAGATGAATTCTACGAAGATTTCGAGTCTGCACGGATAGCGTTGAGAAACTACTGGTCTTTGCTCACACCGTTAATTTTTTCTGATCACCCCAAGAGGCCTGGGGATGAAGACCCGTTACCGCCGTATAATATGATACGAAATGTCATGGACATGAATGCAAATTACGGTGGGTTAAATGCTGCGTTTTTAGAAGCGGGCAAATCTGTTTGGGTGATGAATGTGGTCCCACTTGGGACCCGTAATACACTCCCGCTCATACTTGATCAAGGTTTTGCTGGTGTTTTGCATGACTG GTGTGAACCCTTTCCAACTTATCCACGGACATATGACCTGGTTCATGCGAATGGACTCCTCTCGATCCTTATTTCTGAGGGATGCAGCATGAAAAGCTTACTTTTGGAGATCGATCGAATTCTACGCCCCGAG GGTTGGGTTGTTCTTTCGGATACTTTGGGACTTATAGAGAAATCCCGAACGATCGCGACACAAATACGATGGGAAGCAAGGGTAGTTGATCTTGAAAACGGAAGTGACCAAAGGCTACTTGTATGTCAAAAGCCATTTGTAAGAAAATGA